DNA from Mucilaginibacter mallensis:
ATCTCTACAATATCATCCAGTTGTTCATTGCTTAAATCGGGCGCTATTTTTAGCAGGATAGGCCTGCTGATGCCATTTTTGGAGTTCCGTTTCTGCAAGGTATCCAGCAATTGAAGTAGTGGTTCTTTTTCCTGCAACTCGCGCAAGCCGGGCGTATTTGGTGAGCTTACATTCACCACAAAATAATCAACCACATCAAATAAGCGGTCGAAGCATTTTATATAATCACTTACGGCGTCTTCATTAGGTGTAACTTTATTTTTGCCGATGTTGCCCCCTATTATCAATCCTTTCTGTGCTGCTGATGGATTTTTACGGTAAGCGGCAATATGCTCCGCCACCACATCAACTCCTAAATTATTAAAGCCCATACGATTAATGAGCGCGCCATCCTTCGGCAGCCTGAACATACGCAGCTTTGGATTGCCGGGCTGCGGCAATGGTGTTACTGTACCTACTTCAATAAAACCAAAGCCAAGGTTAGCCATCTCGCTGATCACATCGGCATTTTTATCAAAACCGGCAGCCAAACCAACCGGATTTTTAAATTTAAGGCCGAATACTTCTTT
Protein-coding regions in this window:
- a CDS encoding quinone-dependent dihydroorotate dehydrogenase, with the protein product MYSLIKPILFKFDPEKVHYFVTRNLRRFNRFPGGAAVSRGLWDLKDERLEKEVFGLKFKNPVGLAAGFDKNADVISEMANLGFGFIEVGTVTPLPQPGNPKLRMFRLPKDGALINRMGFNNLGVDVVAEHIAAYRKNPSAAQKGLIIGGNIGKNKVTPNEDAVSDYIKCFDRLFDVVDYFVVNVSSPNTPGLRELQEKEPLLQLLDTLQKRNSKNGISRPILLKIAPDLSNEQLDDIVEIVQTAGIAGVIATNTTISREGLASPDRLKGETGGLSGRPLTQRSTEVITYLSKKSKGTFPIIGVGGIHSENDAIEKLNAGASLVQLYTGFIYEGPGLIKRINKKILAK